The genomic DNA GCATTCTTGTAGAAGGCTAAATCTGTATGCCAGCCATTGCTGTTATAAACGGCCTTAACCCCAACATCGTGGTCATCTTCGAAACCTAAGTAGTAAGGTAGACCAAACCACCAGCTGTTAGAGATAAAGCCACGGTTACCAAATGGTACCTTGTTGATACCAAACTGTAGCTGCCATTCAGGATCGATATTGTAGATACCGTATCCGTATTTGATGTATTCAGTGCTTGAGGTGAAACGGTACTCAGCGGCTAATCCCCAATCGCCTTTCTTACCGTTAAACTTGATAGCGGCCATATCGAAGGTCAGATCGCCAGCCTTGTCTTTAGACGCTTCACTGTAATCTTTGTAACCATAGTTAACACGTACCGCGCCGCCTACGTTGATACCGTCTTCTTGCTCTTCTGCACTGGCGCTAAAGCCAGTTAGTGCTACCGCGGTTGCCACCATCGACAACATGAACTTGGTGGATTTTTTCATCATCATTACCCATTTAGTATGTTTATATTTATGTTTCTGTTTAATGTTTTGAACTCGTTACATCACATCGAACCAGGTACGGTGACACTCGGCGCAGACGGGTGCTTTTTTCTCGTGTTCGCCGTGACAAGCTAAACAGCTGGCGCCCTGGTTGTAGTGGAATGATTTATGAGGATTGGCTTCTTCGATAGCAAGCTTTGACTTGTCGATCTCAATACTGTTGATGTCGCCATGACATTCGACGCAGGCGCTATCGGTCGCATTCTTTTTTCCTGAACCTTGATGGCAGCTCTGACAGCCATCCTCATAGATAAACTCATGATTGGTTCGGCCTTCAGTATTGCCCATCATTTTCACTAAATCGCCGGCAAATGCGCTCGTTGACAGGGATAGTCCTACGAGTAAAGCCAATAGTAATTTGCTCATGTTGATCACCCCTGCAGGTCGCTTTTAATAGTTTCAGATACAACGATACCCATCGCCATACATTCCAGACAGGAGGTCGAACTCAATCGAGCCTCACCATGGACGCCACCTGTGACTTCACCTATGGCATAGAGCTTTTTGATTGGCTTCATGGAGCGACCATCGATAACCCGAGCCCCGATATCTGTCTTTAAGCCACCCATGCAGTAGTGCACCTTAGGCCAGACTCGAGATACGACGAATGGCGGCTTTAGCTCGACAGCCGTATCCATCTTACGACCGAAGAGAGGATCCTGACGTGTGCTGACTTGAGCATTAAACTCTTTCACGGTCTGTTTTAACTGAGTCAAAGGGATATTGAATTTTCCGGCCAATTGCTCGAAACTATCAACCTTCCATGCCATCTCATCACGAAGTGCGCGAACAACTCGGTCATCATCCGGATGATCTTTGTGGTTAAAGAAAACGACGGGGTAGGCTGGAGAACCATCTTGGTAGCGGTTC from Shewanella psychromarinicola includes the following:
- a CDS encoding cytochrome c3 family protein, which encodes MSKLLLALLVGLSLSTSAFAGDLVKMMGNTEGRTNHEFIYEDGCQSCHQGSGKKNATDSACVECHGDINSIEIDKSKLAIEEANPHKSFHYNQGASCLACHGEHEKKAPVCAECHRTWFDVM